From Callospermophilus lateralis isolate mCalLat2 unplaced genomic scaffold, mCalLat2.hap1 Scaffold_89, whole genome shotgun sequence:
AGCTTTGGTGCGCCCCACAGTCTCAGTGAAATCTGGTTGGGCCATTTCTGCAGACCTGGGCATGGTTTTCACAGGTGAGAGGCCAGAGCCAGCTGGAGGCCACCTGGCTCCCACCATCTGCAAACATGTGGAGAGGCAGGATTGTTGCACAGCGTCCCCTTTCTGAACAAAAAGGGGACATGTGGCACTAACTTACAAAGGACTAGCATATGCCCCTAAAACTCCAAGCATGCTGTTTGTCTCCCCATTTGGAAAACCACATGCATTTAGCCTGCTAGCTCAGCAACCCATGCGCCTACCTTTAGCCTCTGGGGCCCTTGCTCTGGCCCCACCCAGCTTCCTAACTTGAGCCACCTGGTACTTTTCTGGACAATGCAGGTGTGGCACCATGGCCAGCTACCAAAAGGCTTTGTAATTCCTATGCTGCTGGAACTGGCATACCTGGTAGTTCATTGACCAACTGGTAGTTCAACTGACCAACTGGTAGTTCATTCTCATCTGCTCTCAGCTAAATGGCTGCTACCTCAGCAATGAACTTAAGGAGGAGTTGTGTATAGGACTCCTACCCAGAAGAGCCAGCTGTGGTGGTGACAGAGGGCCCTGTCTCTTGGCCCTGATGTTTGTAGACACACTTTAGCACACTCATCATGGCAAATGAGGCTTACCCCAGGAGTGGTGGCCTTCTTCAGCCTGGCCTGCTGTGGTTAGACCTGTGCAGTCTGTACTGACAGGTTGGGCTGCTTCTCCATTCCACTATCTGCTGCATTCTGAGTGAGAGCCTGAGGAACCCTGGAGGGAGGTGATAGAGAGCAAGTGTCAGGGAATACCACAGGAAGGAACAAGGTTATTGCTAAAGTTTTCACACATGAGACACAAGGACGCTCTTCTATAAAGAACGACAGCTGGTTAACTAAAGGATCCTTGTAGTGGTGTCAGGTCACTGGCCCTGTTGGCAGTGAAGTTGGGTCCTTGGACTGATGCAGGGACCCACCACACACAGGGCTAACACTGCCCCAGCTTGCAGTGGTCACTGTCAGACCACAGCAGGGAGAGCAGCACCCTGCTCTGAAGCCTTCATCAGCATCTTCTATGGCTTTCTCTTTTCTCAAGGGCTCCGTGGTCTGGGGAATTGGATCCAGGGTTGTTATTAGCAACTGACCATCTTTAccatgaaaggaaataaaagattATGAATTGTGTCATCTTTCCTGTTTCTAGGTTTTCGGGTAAAGCAGGGGAAATGTCTACACCATCCACTTCCCAAGTGACTAGGAACTGAGATTGCTTTGCCACTCTGCTCTCATGGATGGATTATATTTAAAGTTAACTATAAAGGAATTATTAGAAAAGTGCTGTTTCTTGAACATGGAACAACCTCAGATTTACAGTGGTATCTAAGTGCgtacaagagttttttttttttgttttgtattgttttttttgtttgtttgttttttctggtCACAGACACATGCACCATTTTCTTACAGCAGGGCCCAGGGGCTACTCAGACTAGCATTTTTCACAGCTGCTGCTGCCCCATTTCTCCTCTTGGAAACAGTCAGGATGCTCATCCCTAGTGATCCTTTCTTCCTGTCCACTGCAGGTAACATGATCCATGCTGCCAATCCTGTGGAACATGCCAGCCACATGGCTGCCCCACCACAGTTTGTTCACCCTAAGCAATGCTTTTTTGTTTACCTGTCAGGCCACAACCTGCTCAGTCCTCAATCATTTACAGGAAGGAGGTGGGAGGCACCTAGGTGCAAACACTAAGCATCACACAGAGTTTAGGCATATGTTCCTGTTCCACCTGGCTGGGAGCACAGAAGTACATTCCCACTCCCCATCGCACATGAGGAAATGATTGCCTGCCCACAGCCACAGTGAcccagcaagtttgaggccacggAAAGCTGTTCCTGGTGCTTTCTAGTCTCTGAAGTTTAGGTGGAGTGCACCAACCTAGGATAGCCAATCACAGGTGGGaagcctcaatctctgtgacctcTCTGAAGTCCTGTTTGTCCTTTTTCTCCCTTGACAGTCATCCTGAATCCTGCCACCATGGTGATTGTTGTTTGCATTTACTTCCTGGTGTTTATGATCATCCTGGGGGTGTTTCAGATCTGGGCTGCACATCAGTGAACCTCACAGGGCCAGGACACAGGGAAGGAGAATGAGATGGATGGCAATTACTCTGCTTTGACCATCACATGAACTCCAAAAGGAGGTAGAAGCAGACAGGGCCCCAGGCTGCAGAGCACTATAGGCCAGACTCCTCCATGTTCAAGTGCCTGCACCTTATAACCGCACAACTCGGTGAGGTAGAATCCTCAAATCCAGGGGGGTAATCTGAGGCTCAGTGAAGCCTTACTGAAGTTCATACAACCTAGTAAGTGTAATTGCAGAGATGAGCTGGCTTCAGGCTGGTGCTCCTTCCACTCTAAGCAGGGACAGTGCTCCAAGGAGGGTACTGAGCATCCCCATCCAGGAGCTCTCTGCATGCTTGGACTCCATGGAGAGGCCACTTCCAGTGAGGCCTAGGCCCCTTTTCCTGGACATTCTCCTTCACTGGGGGACATCTCTCTTCTGCTGCTGCTCCTGGAAGGTGGACCCTGGGTGACTTGGCCATGAGCTGGACTTGCACCTCCCTCTCTTTGCAGACTTACTAGGACTACCACAgttgtgaggaggaggaggaggaggaagaggaagagaagtgTGAGGctggagaagaggaagaggaaatcaTCACTATCCACCTGTGGGAGAGCTGTGAGGAAAAGGAGGGTAGCCCTAGCAACAGGCAGAATTTCAACCAGCATCATCAGGTGAAGTAGGAAAGCTCCACACACAGCTACTGAGTGCAATCTGGACTTTGCATCCCCACCTCAGAATGTTGGCTACCCATTTCCCAGCCAGCGGGTACTCCATATACAAAATCTCTTCAGCCAGCAGGTCTGAGGACCCCCATTGTTGATTATCCTCTCATGCCCAGTGTGTGGGACTGTAGGTTCCCACTCTCTGCCCAATTCTGCTGGATCTCTTTTTCCCAAAATCCAGAAGctgacttttcctccctgccatgtCCTTCCAGCTCAGGGGCTGCAGCAATCCTGGCTCCTACCATCCAGTGAGTTACCCACCTCTTGCACCTCCAGAAAAGTTGTAGGGACTAGACTAGCTGACAAAGAGTAAAAATTgataatcattttttatttttctttttgaaggtctttatttattttttccaaactaGTGCTTTTACAAGTGATAGAATGGGGTTAATATGTAGATGATCAACTGACTTTTTAATGCTTTGTAAACACATTGTAATTCTCTGTGTCCTTTGTGCTAGTGTACTTAGGACTAGGATGCCAAGTGCAGTGACTCTGCTTCTGTTTCCTCTCCCTCTGGAAACTATGAGGGGAGGCCTACTCACTTTGTTCTAGGCATGAGGGTATGTAGGATTTGGTGTGCTGTTTGGGACCAGAGTAGTGGTTTGTGTTTGAAGTCTGGAAATGGGTCTTCGTCTTTGGGGTTCTGCACACTTCTAGCGTCATGTTTGGGATGGGAGCCGTGGGGTGCCTGCCTTCTCATGCACTCCTCTCAGGACCAGAAGCTTCCTTTTCTGTCACCCAGGCTTTGTGTTCCTGTACTGAGGCTTCATAAATGTACATTTTCCTGCTGGTGAAGTTCTCTGCGGTTCATTAAAACTGAAAGTTGTCATGCAGATCACTTGACCACTTGGTTTTGGAGATAGCAGTGGTTTTCTGAGGGATTTGCACTCATAAATAGAGGAAGGCAGAGGGCTACAATGTTCCAAAACAGTCTGCATCTACCCCAAACCAGCCCCTGTGGGTTGCTCCTTCAGAATTCCCTTGCATTTGGGTCAGATCCTCAATCCAGTAGCCAGGAGTCCTGCTGCTCTGATCAATGGGAAGGTCAAGGAGAGAAAAAAGTTGGAGATAAAGCCACAAAGAACTTTGCACTTCATGTACATGTCAGATGCTAGACTGTGAACCTGGGGGTCATACTGCACACTGCCCCTGTGTCCTCACTGCCAGTCTTAAGGATGGCTGTGCTGTTGTGTGGCTGCCCATCCACATGTAGTCTGTGGAGATGCTGTCTAGACAGTGGTAGAAGCTGACAGAGAGGGAGTTTCTCATATGGTGTAGTGCCTTGGTGTTCCTGCCCAGATGCATGTATTGATGCTAGGTGGGAATGTGTGTACACTACAGTAAAGTTCTGGTTCTAACTCCAGCTGGAGTGATGCCTGTTTACTGCCTTGTTTAAACTTTGTTTTCCCTTGATTTATTTTTGAGCCAAGAACATAAGACCATAGAAAGGCTTTAATTTCTTTCCACGTGCCTTTCTGTCTTTTGACAAAAGACTGCAGACTCAACCCACATCAGTGATCTTTAACTTGCAACATGAAATGATTGAAAACAGATAGAAGCTGTTTTGGGCAACAGACTATATACCCAGAAATTGCTGAGGGTGTGCAAGGTCTGTAGCCCACTCCTTGAAGCATAACACATTGACATGTGTGTGGTTTTTCATATTGTAAAGGAGGTTTTTCATATTGTAAAGGAGGAAGGTGGCCTGATTAAATTCAGCATTTATTTGGGAACAAAAGTGTCATCTCTGGCTACTGCAGATGAGACAGGTGCTCTGGTGCCACAACAGCTATTGAAAATGGAGAGAGCTGGCATCTGGAATTCCTTTTAAGCTGTGCACCTCTACTGCTAAGGGCCAGAGTCTGCTGGCTCTGCTGAGTCTTGGGAGACACCTGAGAGATCAGCAGTGAGCCCAGCAGGTCCTGAGTGAGCAAATTGTGCATCAGGATTACCAGGGGCTTCTTCATATTTTTTTGTTTACActgctagagatcaaacccagggcctcatgcatactcaGCACATGCTCTATGACTGGGCTCTGGCCCCAGCCCACTGTGGGTTTCTAAAAGCCCAAGTCCTGGATGCTTCACTACAGTGGGCTTCAGAAAGCTGAAAGAGGCACAGGAACCTGCAGTAGGGACAGTTTCTCTTGTCGAGCCCTTTGGGATTACTGAGATTAAGCTTGGACTATCTCAGAGCAAGTACCCTCAGAGAGAAAGACCCCGCCTGATATGGTCCAAGATTATTCCCAGGTGGTTCCTCAAAGGTGAGCCCTAGGGGGACATCAAGCCCCATCCCTCCTTTTAACCTGCCAGAACAggcagcctattcacacatgaccACACAGACCCCCTCTGACCTTTCACCCTGACCAGAAGGAGCTCTGCCTAGCTCATTTTTTTAATACTATACATAGGGAAGGCATGCTCCTCTGTAGCTGTAGAGGTTCAGTAAATAGAGTGGTATTATTTTCTTACCTGAAGACGAAAGAGGTGAGGGCATCCTCTACCTGAGAGTCACTTTAGCAGTGAAAAGCAAGCATCCCTGTGTCTAGGGGGTACTCTGGCTTCTTTGGGAGCTGCCCAGGACTTGGTCAATGGAGAACACACAGGGTGAGCCACACAGGTGGCACAACGTGATCTGGGGATCGAGGTGTCCTAAGTGGACAGGAGGCCAAATAACTGTTAGGTGGGGAGCCTGGaaactaggcttccccaagaggaggTCAGTCTTTGCTGCGAAAGATCCACCAGCTGGAAGACCTGGAATGCCCATCCTAAGACAAGAGCAAGGTACAACCTCAAGGTGCCCAACTCACAGTGCTTGGACACAGTGCAGCACCCATCCTCTGCTCGAGGATGCATTTGCATTTATGGTGTTTGGttcttcttgttattttttacttgtagatggacaaatactttaatttttaatttatttttatgtggtgctgaagattgaaaccagtgcctcacacatgcaaggcaagcactctactactgagcttacaaccccagccatggctgtttggttctttattagagtttttttttttttaatattacagcGGAATATATTACGATTCTTGTTCCACAAATAGaacaaaatttttcatatctcttgttgtatacagagtatatttacaccaatttgtgtcttcgtaCATCTACTTTGGATaacaatgtccatcacattcccccATTATCTTGAAACATTTCCTTTCTGCCTAAATAACTAGTGTAAACAAAAGGCAATTGTATTGTTCTTTCCCATGAGTAGCAGTTCAGGTGTCAGGCCCCAACTAAGACAACCAAGGGTAGCTGTCCTCAGAACAGGTTTGCCAGCCTGTGGCCACTCAGAGGTGGCCACTATTGCCGGTTGTCTTTGGTCAGGTTGTGGGCCAGCCAGTTCACTTTGGTCTTCCAGCTCTCCCTCAGGGCTTCATTGAACTTCCCCTGGAAGTGCTTCAGCCCCTCCTCCTCCGTCTTCCCCAGTGCCAGAGTGTCCTGGGACAGAATCACCACAACTGTATCAACATTCAGGGGTCCTGACCCTGCTGCATCTGCAATCCCTTCTGCCTCCCTGTACTGTTACCCCCTCAGGTTGTTCAAATTCCTTCCTAAAAGAACTGCAAACAGATGGTCAGGCGGCCTCGCCTTAGCTGAGAGAAGGGCAGGAGAAACTTTAGGGAATACACCCCCTCCCACTCTGCCTCTCACCAACTGAAAAGACAGGAATGGAAAGTGTTCTGCAAACCTACAAGGGACTTTATCTCATGCATGAAAGACACTGAGGACCCATGGGATGACCAAAAAAGATCACAGTTCACCTGCAACAGGGCGGGACTAGGCCCAGGGAGTACACCACTCTGGCCACTTCCCACCATACTGCACTGCTGGGCCTGGGATGGCATGAGGGCCCCCACCTGTGAGGTGAATCTCCTAGGTCCCTGAGCTGTTCAGACAAGATGCACTCTGACCAGGATGAGCTCTGCCAAGCTCATTTTTTATACTATATATAGGGGAGGCAGACTCCTCCACAGCTGAAGAGGTTTAGGCAAGCCTTCCTTGGGAAGTATGTGGTAGACGATGGGCTTCAGTCTGGTGTGGCCCTGTGCTGGCATACCTTCAAATACTGGATGTCTTTGGAGGAGCTGAGCTCAGGCAAGCCTGCTGCCCGCATCAGAGCAAATAGTTGGAGGAAGAGGAGCCCATGGTGCCGCAGAATGCTATAGGCCTGTTCACAGTACCCTCGAAACCTGCAGAGGAGGAGGAAATTGATAAAGACCTGGGTCCTCCCAGCCACCCCAGCCCCAAACCAGCAGGGGTTCTGCATCCAACCAGCATCTGCCCCTGAGTGTCTGCCCCTGGTCGTATTATGGGTGTACCCAGATCCTCTAACCAATTCCCCTGCCTGGGCCTGCCTCCTACACCTCCCATGGACCTCCTGTTTGCACTGCCCAACAGTGTACTCTGGGGTTGGGGTGAACCTGCAGAGATGGCAGCACCCCCAGGGTGGAGGCAGGAGTTACGCTGAGGGCTATGTCCCCATCCCTGCCCCTGTCTGGAAACTGTCCCCTCCCTGGGGCCGTGGGTACCCTCACCTTTCAAACTTCTCATTATTACTAGCCTTTCCCTGCTGAATCACGTGGACAAAGTCATGGGTGAGGATGAATGGGACTCGCTCACGGTTGATTCCAAACTTGGTCTTGAAATTCCCCAGAAAGTGGCCAAAGTCAATATGAAATAGCTGAGGGGAGGGAAGGGCAGCTACTGAATAGGCTTCACAAAGAGAGGTTCTGGTTGTAGGAAGTCAGCAGGACTTGGGGCACTCTTCTGCGGGCTGTGGGCAGGGcagagaggccactgggccaggcATGTAGGACATGCTCACTGGGCAGCTGCACACAGTGCCCCTTACCTGCCCATTCTCACGGATCATGATGTTATCACTGTGCCGGTCACCGATGCCCAGCACATATGTGGCCACACAGTAGCCAGCACAGGAGAGGGTGAACTCCTCAATGGCTCGATCCAGGGCTTCTCTGGGTGGAGAAGATTGAAAACCAGGGCTCCTTATCTTTTCCCTACTCTTGAACCTAACCTTTTATTAATCAACAAGGAGGGAATTATTCTGAGCATagctcaccatgcccagcttgaaaTTGCCCCTTTCTTCCACACAATACCATGCAGAGAAGCCAAGGTCTATGTGTTAGATGAAGAGAGGCTGCATAAAGAGGCACAACTGACAGCCAAATCCCTAGGTGTGTGACTGGGCCCTTGGTAGATGCTCTGGGCTCAGGCAATATCACAGATGCTAGCCAAAGCACCAGCTATTTCAAACCACAGCAGAAACACTCAGCAGAACCCACTCAAGCTACATATTTCTGACTAAACATGGTGGTGGTTTTAACACACAAAGAGTTAAGTAGCATAACACAGCCATGAAAAATGGACACACAGGAACAGTGACATTCTCTGTCCTGCCCAATATCAGATATGGGCCGGTGCTCAGCTGAGCCAAGCAGCCATGGAAACTGTCACAGGCCTTCCCTCACTTTTCACTCTATCGAGCCTCTCCCAGGAATAAGAAAGCCTACCCAGGGTTCTTGGACTTGAGCCAGTTGAGCAGGGCATCCTTGTTGAAGGCAGCCATGGCAGCCAGGTTGCTCTGGTTCAGCTGAATGTTGGCAATGGTGTCCGAGTGCTGCACCACCTCAATGAGGCCCATGCAGTCACCAGTGGGAAGGCAGCCATAGGGGGTCATCCTAGCACATGAGAGGGGGCACAGGGAGACACTATGGTTAAGTACATTCTCTGGGGATACTGGACCTGGATCCCCCAGGAAATTGAGGCGCCCACAAAATCACAGGGGACACTGCTCAAGTTCCTGAGGATGCCAGAAGGGATATGGGGCCCTGGGGAAGGTGCCTCAGAGACACACAACTGGCACCCAAGATGCAGAGCACACCTTGGCTGGCCTCATGTTTTCTCTGAAGAGAATGAGTCAGCAGGCTTGGAAGAAGGTGGTACTGCTCCCCAAGGGGTAGGAAACCAGGAAATAGGAGCAAGCCCTAGGAATGGCCTTACCCAAACCCCTCCAGCTGCCCTAACCCTTTTGTGAGAACAGCCCCTCTCACAGTCAACATGGAGGTGTCAGTTTAGACCAGGAACTCCTCCAGAGGCACTGGCTCTGAGGCCAGATAGAGATCCAAACACACAGGTGATGGACAGTGGCCCCACCTTAGGTCCAAGCCCTCCTGCTTCCACAGGGCATCCATGAGCTGGATCATCTGCAGAGTCAGCATGTCCTGGCGGAGGTCTGGAAGGGCAGGAGTTTCTAGTGGGTTATACACCCATGCAAGGCTCAGAGTATCTGAGCTCTGTCTTCTCAGGGAACCCCCCCGGGGCCCTACCACAGAGCAGTATGGGCCTAGATGAGAAGGCCAAGGCCTCAGCATGTCCCCTGCCCAGACTGGCTCACCATCCCCATTCTTAAAGATGATGCCAATGCTGTCAGCACTGCCTGCCTCCTCACTGCTGTATATGATCCACAGGGGTTTCATCTTGGAGTCCATGAAGGTGCACCTTTCCACACTGCAGGCAGAGGGCAGTGTTGGCCTCGGCCATTGGGGGCttagggtgggggagggggtttAGGGTGGAGGTtttagggtggaggagggggcttAGGGCCTGGCTCCACGTGGGGCTAGGCCTGGGACTCACCAGATTTCTGCAAGCATTGTGCTGGGGTCCAATGGGGACTGCAAGTGTGAAAGGGCCTCTATGTAAGTATCCTGGCGCATGTACAAGTGCATTAGCTCCTTAGTTTGGGGCTTGGTGGTCTTCTGGGAGCTCACTTTCACAAAGTCGCTCAGGGCCTTCAGCTTGCTCAGTGCTTCTGCCTGGTGGGCAGAATGGAGTAGCAGCAGTGCATATGAGCCTGAGCCAGAACCAGGAGTATGACTGTGAAGGGGCCTGGAAGGGGAGCCTGCCTCAGGCACAGGCACTCTGAGCCTCACCTGTTTCATAAGCACCTTCATGTGGTGGATGCTGCCCCTGAAGTAGGCCTCCATGATGAGGCCAAAACGCAAGGCCACGGACGGCACATGCATCTCAGAGCTAGAGGGAGAAGACGGGGCTGAGAATGGCCAGGAGTGGAACATAGCCCCTCCCCAGCCCAGTAAATATGAGGTCAACAGGCCAGGAGAGCCTCATTCTCCATGGCCTTTCTAGGTTCCCAACGAATCAGCGTGCATCCAGCTACCGAAGATGCCAGAAGAGGAAGTGGCCAATCTTTCGGTTGGCCAGAGCCCGGTCCAACAAGAATTGGGTCAGTTCGCAGTCCAGGTAGGACTTGTACTTGAGGACCTGCACCAGCTGCAGCAAGCACTGGAAAAGCTCGTCGTCCCTGTAGGTAAGGAAGGCTGGTTGAGTCTGGGTTTCTGAAACTCAGGAAAGAGGTCTCCAGCTGGCAGGTGACTGGAAAGAGGGTGAGGCCATCCTAGGCTCATCTCCACCCAGCACCCACTTCCAGGTTGCCAGGGCAAGCTGTCTTAGTGAGGAGCTGGCAGCCCGTGGGCCTCAGTGCCCAGCTGGGACTCACGTCAGTTTCCGCAGGGACCTGATGGCAAAGGAGCCCACGTGGCAGTCAGGGAAGCTGAAGTCCAGCAGCTCCAGGGCATTCAGGACAGGAAGCTCGGGCCAGGAGCACAGCAGGTAGAGCATCTGGAGGACGCTTTGCAGTCAGGTGGTGGGCGGCCCACTGCTATCTCTCTACTCCAGCTGTGCCCCTGGTGCCCCTCTCCACCCACCTGGGCCACATCCTCGTGCTTGTTCCACTTGGTCACGAGCAGCAGGTGGGCCAGAGCCTCTGGGAAGTGCTCCTGCACTTCACGCCGCATCTTCCACACCAGGTCCTTCTCATGCTCATACAGCTCTCCCGACCCCCGCTGCTCCAGGATTCCCTGCAGCTGCAGCTGCTAATGGGTGCAGGTAGAGTGAGGCCTCCAGCCCAGCACCTGGCTCCATGCCCCACCAGCACCCCAGCTCACCTCCTCCTTGGTGGTAGGCCCACACTCCCCATGACGTCCCAGCTCCAGGATCTGCAACAAGTATCCGTGCTGTGAGCTCCCCAGGCCTGGGCCAGCACTGGCAGGGCTCCAGGAAGGGGGTCTGAACCTCAGCCCTACTGCACACTGCAGGGCATTCAGTAGCATCTTCAGGCTCAGCCTGCCACAGGCCACTAGCACCTCTCCCATTGGCTATGACAACAAAATGTCATCAGACATCACCAACATCCCCTGGTGGGCCACATAGCTACTGGAAGGCCTCAAATCAGCATGATGACCCAGCCCCCAGCAATGGGCAAAGCCTGGGGTGGCCAGGGAACCCCCTCTGAGGAGCTCCAGGAAAGTTCCTTGGTTAGCGCTCAGCTTCCAGGAAGGgcctcactgaccttctccagggcaGGGTAGTACACAGGGTGAGGGGCCACCTCGGGCAGGCAGATGACCAGGGTGACAGCACTCTCTGTGTTGGGATTGCTATGCACGGTACCCATGGGGTTCAGCAGGTCTCCTTTCTCATCTGAAGGCAGGGACAGATGTAGTTGTAGGGAACCAGTTCTGGATCCCTCACCCTCCAGGAGTCTCTCCCTGCTGGGCCTGGTTCCACCTGGGACAGAGGGCCACATATAGAGGCAGAGCTCCCCAGTCTTGAGCTGGTCCTTGTAGTCAAACAGCATGAGGTTGGCCCAGGCGATTGGGCAGTCCTGGAGAAGGATACTACAGATCAGAGTGAGCCTCTTCTTGTTCATATGCAGAATGGAACCAATCTCCAGGCCAACCAGGAGAGAAGACCCAGACCGCATGGAAGGTCACCAAGTTAGAcccaggaggaggggaaggacctGCTACCTCTTtcctgtcagagtttcagtaattAAACCAGCAAGATCCCTTCCTGGCTGCCTGCATCTTCACACCCAGCATCCAGAGACACTTGAGTAAGCCCACCAGACCCATAACTGGCCCAGGTCAAGGAGCAAGTCACAACCTGGGTCTAGTGATTTGGGGCCCAGCCACACACTCCCCAGGCAACCACTAACTCATCATTTCTGTCCCCCTGAGAACACTGTCCTTCCACCAAGGGAGCTGCCTCCAGGACCCCTAAGGACCAGAGGCCTGGGCTAGATATTTCAAGTCAGGCAAATCATGAGCTATCACTCAGGCAGCACAGGAAGCCAGACTAAGGAGCCAGACTAGGGCAGGCAGGGATACTAGGGTCCCCAGGCTCTCCCAGGACCCCTGTCCTCAGGGTGCCTGCCTGTGGGAGCAGGATAGCAAGAGGCCCCAGCAATGGGTTTCACTGGGCATCTGAGGCCTGGGCCTCTCCCAGTCAGCCCAACCCACCACCTTCTTGGACTTTTTCTTGCTGGAGTGTGCCTTCTTGGCCTTCTCCATCACCGCATTGAGTGCAAAGCAGAGCCGGGCCATGCGTGGCAGGTCACAGATATTGATGTCAAACTTCAGATGCTGCTTCCACATGGGCTCTGAGCACACGCTCACCTCCAAGCTGGACATCGTCTTGCACAGCAGCTCATTGCCATGGAAGAGCCCAGCGTGCACCACCAGCTGGGGAAGGGCACAGGGCATGGGTGAGGGAGCGAAGGCCCCACCCCATCTAAAGTTCCAATCCTCTCCTTAAAGGTCCCCATTTACACAGGGGTCTAAATCTACTTCTTTCATTGACAGTGGTCCAGCAGAGTGTAGGCtggcagctcagtggtacaggtGTCTTGGGGCATTGGTACCCCAGGCTGTGCTGGGGCAAGCCAGTCTCAGTACACTTGACTCTGTGGGTCAACTCAGAACCTCAGTTTCCCGATCAGGTTTCAGGAGTTCCAGGGTCCCTTCTGGTTCTAACAGCTCTGGCTACCTTCATGCCTAGCGTCTTCTGAGCCCCATATGGCTCATAAGACTGCCTGATCAGTCTTCAGTGCACCTGTTCCAGTTCCAACCTGCCAGCCCATTCACAGAGTTGCTCCCACCCAATCCTCCCTGACTCCTGCAGACACACCCTCCTTCGCAGATTGTAAAGTAATGCCAAAAAGAGAGACCCAGACAAGACATGCTATGCTTTGTGGACCCAGACAGGCATCACCTCCCAGAAGTGGGACAATAAATCCACCTCTGCAGGTGATTCTGAGTGCAGAGgagccatgaaagtgcttttagaagAGACAACAGGGCACTGTTCCCCAAGCCCATGGGCGCTCAGCTTCCATGTGCAGTGTCCCCCAGACTGTGGGCACCCCTGGGTGGGTAACTCCTGGAAGCACCTCAGCCCAGATGCAGCCAGCTTCTATGGTGCCTTACACATCTCTGACTGGGCCTCCTACTTCAATgggctctgcctgattccacaagCTCCACCAAAGTCAAATACCCACAAGTTGCTTGGCCCAGGTTTCCATTAATCAGCCTCCCTGGCCTGCTGgccttctcccctcccctcttattGTTTGGATGTGGTTCACAGCCAATCCAGGCAGAGATAATGAGTAATGTGTCCAGGTGACTTTTGTGACACCCTCCCACTCTTCTTTCTCTGTTGC
This genomic window contains:
- the LOC143386442 gene encoding phosphatidylinositol 4,5-bisphosphate 3-kinase catalytic subunit delta isoform-like isoform X3 is translated as MPPGIDYPMEFWTVEEKNQSVVVDFLLPTGIYLSFPVSCNANLSTIKQMLWHQAQNEPLFHMLSDPEAYVFTCVNQTAEQQELEDEQQRLCDVRPFLPMLRLVTREGDCMEKLINSQISLLIGKGLHEFDCLQDPEVNDFRTKMRQFSEEAAAHRQQLGWAAWLQYSFPLQLEPSTRSWRDSNTSQISNSDLLVNVKFEGSRESFTIQVSTKDVPLALMACALQKKAKVYQHLTMEQPEDYVLQVNGRHEYLYGSYLLCQFKYICSCLHSGMTPHLTMVHSSSILAMRDEQSKPAPQVQKPHTKWPPTPMKKPSSVSLWSLGQPFCIELIQGSKINADEQMKLVVHAGLFHGNELLCKTMSSLEVSVCSEPMWKQHLKFDINICDLPRMARLCFALNAVMEKAKKAHSSKKKSKKVDCPIAWANLMLFDYKDQLKTGELCLYMWPSVPDEKGDLLNPMGTVHSNPNTESAVTLVICLPEVAPHPVYYPALEKILELGRHGECGPTTKEEQLQLQGILEQRGSGELYEHEKDLVWKMRREVQEHFPEALAHLLLVTKWNKHEDVAQMLYLLCSWPELPVLNALELLDFSFPDCHVGSFAIRSLRKLTDDELFQCLLQLVQVLKYKSYLDCELTQFLLDRALANRKIGHFLFWHLRSEMHVPSVALRFGLIMEAYFRGSIHHMKVLMKQAEALSKLKALSDFVKVSSQKTTKPQTKELMHLYMRQDTYIEALSHLQSPLDPSTMLAEICVERCTFMDSKMKPLWIIYSSEEAGSADSIGIIFKNGDDLRQDMLTLQMIQLMDALWKQEGLDLRMTPYGCLPTGDCMGLIEVVQHSDTIANIQLNQSNLAAMAAFNKDALLNWLKSKNPGEALDRAIEEFTLSCAGYCVATYVLGIGDRHSDNIMIRENGQLFHIDFGHFLGNFKTKFGINRERVPFILTHDFVHVIQQGKASNNEKFERFRGYCEQAYSILRHHGLLFLQLFALMRAAGLPELSSSKDIQYLKDTLALGKTEEEGLKHFQGKFNEALRESWKTKVNWLAHNLTKDNRQ
- the LOC143386442 gene encoding phosphatidylinositol 4,5-bisphosphate 3-kinase catalytic subunit delta isoform-like isoform X7; the encoded protein is MPPGIDYPMEFWTVEEKNQSVVVDFLLPTGIYLSFPVSCNANLSTIKQMLWHQAQNEPLFHMLSDPEAYVFTCVNQTAEQQELEDEQQRLCDVRPFLPMLRLVTREGDCMEKLINSQISLLIGKGLHEFDCLQDPEVNDFRTKMRQFSEEAAAHRQQLGWAAWLQYSFPLQLEPSTRSWRDSNTSQISNSDLLVNVKFEGSRESFTIQVSTKDVPLALMACALQKKAKVYQHLTMEQPEDYVLQVNGRHEYLYGSYLLCQFKYICSCLHSGMTPHLTMVHSSSILAMRDEQSKPAPQVQKPHTKWPPTPMKKPSSVSLWSLGQPFCIELIQGSKINADEQMKLVVHAGLFHGNELLCKTMSSLEVSVCSEPMWKQHLKFDINICDLPRMARLCFALNAVMEKAKKAHSSKKKSKKVDCPIAWANLMLFDYKDQLKTGELCLYMWPSVPDEKGDLLNPMGTVHSNPNTESAVTLVICLPEVAPHPVYYPALEKILELGRHGECGPTTKEEQLQLQGILEQRGSGELYEHEKDLVWKMRREVQEHFPEALAHLLLVTKWNKHEDVAQMLYLLCSWPELPVLNALELLDFSFPDCHVGSFAIRSLRKLTSEMHVPSVALRFGLIMEAYFRGSIHHMKVLMKQAEALSKLKALSDFVKVSSQKTTKPQTKELMHLYMRQDTYIEALSHLQSPLDPSTMLAEICVERCTFMDSKMKPLWIIYSSEEAGSADSIGIIFKNGDDLRQDMLTLQMIQLMDALWKQEGLDLRMTPYGCLPTGDCMGLIEVVQHSDTIANIQLNQSNLAAMAAFNKDALLNWLKSKNPGEALDRAIEEFTLSCAGYCVATYVLGIGDRHSDNIMIRENGQLFHIDFGHFLGNFKTKFGINRERVPFILTHDFVHVIQQGKASNNEKFERFRGYCEQAYSILRHHGLLFLQLFALMRAAGLPELSSSKDIQYLKDTLALGKTEEEGLKHFQGKFNEALRESWKTKVNWLAHNLTKDNRQ